The Cloacibacillus sp. An23 region GGAAAGATACACGGCGTACTCACGGAAGAAAGAAGACAGAAGCTGAACGCCATAGGCATAGACTGGCAGAGCAAATACGACAGAGCGTGGGAGAAGTATTACAACGCGCTCTGCAAATACCGTTACGACAACGGCAACATAGATATAAAAGCGAATTACGTCACCGAAGACGGCATAGAACTTGGCGCATGGATATCCAACCTCCGCACTGCGAAAAACAGCCGCCGCAGAGGCTACTACCTCACAGACGAGCGTATATCAATGCTCAACAAGCTAGGCATGATCTGGGACAAAATAGACTTCCAGTGGGAAAAGAACTATCAGGCCTGCGTCGAATACTACGAGAAACACAGGAACCTCGACATCCCTGCCGGCTACACAACCGCTGAAGGACTTCGCGTAGGCGCTTGGATCAGAAGAATAAGAAAAGCCAGAGACGGAAGACTCAAAGGTGGAGCCACACTCACCAAAGAACAGATTGCACGTCTTGACGCCATAGGCATGAACTGGCAGGACTCATATACACAAAGATGGGAATACGGCTACGGCAAAGCAAAGGAATACTACTCGGAACACGGCGACCTTGACGTACCTACTACGTACGTCACAGAAGACGGTTTTCCATTGGGCAAATGGCTCAAGGGACACGTACAAGCCAAAGACAAAACAGGCCGTCTTGCTATAAAGCTTACTCTGGAACGAAAGGCGAAACTTGACTCACTCGGCTTCAAGTGGGAACAAGAAGATTCGTGGAGTAAGCGCATCGCGGCATGCAAAGAATACAAAACCGAACACGGTGACCTCAACGTCCCGCAAGAATACGTGACGACCGATGGAATGTGGCTCGGCAAATGGCTTTACGAATGCAGAAGGGCGTACAGAGGCGAGAACAGCAAGACAGTAAAAGCACTCACCAAAGAACAGATACTGGAACTTGAATCCCTCGGAATGGACTGGCGCACAGCATCTGATAGGGCATGGGAAGAAAAATACGCCGCCGCTGCGGAAATGCTTGAAAAAATGAAACAGGCAAACAGTGGAGAAAAGAAAGAAGAAAAAAGTAAACTGAACGCCGAATATCCTCCGGGTCACAGCTTGCGCCAGTGGCTTGTAAGGCAGCGTTTCCTTATAAGACATGGGAAATTATCACAGCAGCAAGTATCAAAAATAGAGATATTAAACAAACAGTATGGCAATGCATTGAGGCAAAAACATGTATAACTTTTATCGACATAAACCATATAAATATTTAGACTACTTAGAGGTTGAAGGGTACCCGCAGCTTCTTATTGTCTTAATTGGAAAAACATGCACATTATTATCAGCTGCTAGCGAAAGCCAAGGTATCGTGCCATGTCATATCTAATAGTAGCCATACACACGGGTTATAAAGTGTACCGGGCCAGGTAATCCTTATGTATAGACGTTATATCAAACGACTGATAGACATTATACTGTCATTCTGCGGCCTTGTCGTGCTTGCTGTCCCTATGGCCGTTATCGCCGTTATCGTAAAGCTCGACTCCAAAGGCCCCGTGCTCTTCTGGCAGAAGCGTGTCGGCATACACAAGTCTACCTTTATGATGCCGAAGTTCAGGACGATGTACACAGACACGCCGGCCAATATGCCGACGCACATGCTGAACGATCCAGAAAGATGGATCACAAAAAGCGGCAGGTGGATGCGCAAGCTCTCGCTGGACGAGCTGCCGCAAATCTGGTGCATACTGACAAACAAAATGTCAGTAATAGGTCCCCGTCCCGCTCTGTGGAACCAGTACGACCTCATAGCCGAGCGCGACAAATACGGAGCCAACGACGTATTGCCGGGCCTCACCGGCTGGGCGCAGATAAACGGGCGCGACGAACTCCCCATATCTGTCAAAGCCGCCTACGACGGCGAATACGTCCGTAACATGAGCTTCGCCTTCGACTGCAAATGCTTCTTCGGCACAATAGCCTGCGTGCTCAAAAAAGAAGGAGTCGTAGAAGGCGGCACCGGAGCGCTTGAAAAACAGGCGAAAGAGGAAGCCAAGTAAAATGAAAAACATCCTCATCACCGGAGCCGGCA contains the following coding sequences:
- a CDS encoding sugar transferase, whose amino-acid sequence is MYRRYIKRLIDIILSFCGLVVLAVPMAVIAVIVKLDSKGPVLFWQKRVGIHKSTFMMPKFRTMYTDTPANMPTHMLNDPERWITKSGRWMRKLSLDELPQIWCILTNKMSVIGPRPALWNQYDLIAERDKYGANDVLPGLTGWAQINGRDELPISVKAAYDGEYVRNMSFAFDCKCFFGTIACVLKKEGVVEGGTGALEKQAKEEAK